GCAGCATGGAATGGCACAACACGATACATATGGCAAAGACCAGCCGCCAGACTTCAATCGACCGTATTTTCATAAGACCCTCGCTTTAATAAAAAGGCTCGCACAAAACGCTAGTTCTTTGCGTAAACTTTGTCCCTGTATTCCTCGATGATTTTTACAATGACCCTAATTCCATTCATTCCTTGTTGAAGTGTTACTGACAAAAAAGCTTTAAAGCAAAAATCCTAGGCTCCTTGTATTCATTCATAGACTCGCATTTTTCCCCAAAGTTCGATTTACAAGCATTATTGCAACATATCATTTATGACTATCAATATATTCATCTATCGTTTTATCAATAGTATCCTCAATATCATACCTTGGAGTCCACCCCGTGTCCTGAAAAAAACTCGTCGCGTCCATTCCGGCATATGTGCGAATGTCATCCTTTCTTTGCAGGGAGATATCAATGCCCGAATACCCCCGCTTTTCCAATCTGCTTTTAGTAAGTTCGGCTATCTCTACTAAGGAATAGACTTTATTGTGCCAGCCCAGATTATAGATTTTTTTCCATTGAGAATATTTAGTCTGAGAAAGAGCGACAAGCCCCGATGCGGCGTCTCTCACATCAAGCAGCGAAAAAAGCTGCTTACCACCTATAAGTTCGATTTTTTTCTTTCGATTCCAGCACAAACAAACGTAGGAAGGAGTTTTTTATTTCCTGCAATGCTGTCGAGGCGTATATTCGTGGCCGCTGTCTCCGACTCTGTAGAAAAAACCGTTTCCAACAGAATCTCACTGGCGCACTTTGCCAAAGCATAACTTCCCAAAGGGCACAGTTTACTATTTTCATTATGCAAGCCCGGCGAACTACCATATACACT
This sequence is a window from Pyramidobacter sp. YE332. Protein-coding genes within it:
- a CDS encoding NAD(P)-dependent oxidoreductase — protein: MCWNRKKKIELIGGKQLFSLLDVRDAASGLVALSQTKYSQWKKIYNLGWHNKVYSLVEIAELTKSRLEKRGYSGIDISLQRKDDIRTYAGMDATSFFQDTGWTPRYDIEDTIDKTIDEYIDSHK